A stretch of Acropora muricata isolate sample 2 chromosome 7, ASM3666990v1, whole genome shotgun sequence DNA encodes these proteins:
- the LOC136921539 gene encoding uncharacterized protein, with amino-acid sequence MKMEPCEKRQKLGQESVRQSSSKESSVVGRNLEENNNYIENAGNIVLNTKLPVCEEGANCNITDLIHFAEFWHPTKTDDKENQCLEENECEVIELAGQDWEATQEVWEEEYSSSESDEGQDYNSNTIRKNKQQHSGSNSLDSQLSRDDTIFSRGPSIVKCYSFLSETERRELIRRAFEMKDLLKKELDKTLEIIEEKNKELRRVHSRLERGQLMLEGEKEALDKDDLCFFPLYAEREYKEGSAAQMHFRLAESQFYRLVDTTDKYRVVKVEYVVNPVLIRRFQNARQKLKNVRGDKMSYPVLAFHGTKEENIHSICNTGFRVPGEANFVHATDTGNYGRGVYFSEYPSYSMAFIRGASRLLLCQVLPGKVHRCSKLIHGEPLEIGHDCHTSPDGKELVIFNSHHILPSYVVHYGEATGDFTYETTKA; translated from the exons ATGAAAATGGAACCATGTGAAAAACGCCAAAAACTTGGCCAGGAATCAGTACGCCAGAGTAGCTCAAAGGAGTCTTCAGTCGTTGGCAGAAATTTGGAAGAAAATAACAACTACATTGAAAACGCGGGAAACATTGTCTTGAATACAAAACTTCCGGTGTGCGAAGAGGGCGCAAACTGTAACATAACCGATCTGATACACTTTGCAGAATTTTGGCATCCCACGAAAACAGATGACAAAGAAAACCAGTGTTTGGAGGAGAATGAGTGCGAAGTCATAGAGTTAGCTGGCCAAGATTGGGAAGCAACACAAGAGGTCTGGGAAGAAGAATACTCCAGCAGCGAGAGCGACGAAGGACAAGATTATAACTCAAACACAATACGGAAAAATAAGCAGCAACATTCCGGGAGCAATAGTCTGGATTCACA GCTATCACGAGATGATACCATCTTTAGTCGAGGTCCTAGTATCGTTAAATGCTACTCTTTCCTCTCCGAAACTGAGCGCAGGGAACTCATAAGAAGAGCATTTGAAATGAAGGACTTGTTGAAGAAAGAACTCGACAAAACACTGGAAATCATCGAAGAAAAGAACAAGGAACTTCGAAGAGTCCACTCTCGATTGGAGCGAGGTCAGCTGATGCTTGAGGGCGAAAAAGAAGCACTTGATAAAGACGACCTCTGCTTTTTTCCGCTTTACGCTGAGCGAGAATATAAAGAAGGATCTGCAGCTCAGATGCATTTTCGTCTCGCAG AATCCCAGTTTTACCGGTTGGTTGACACTACAGACAAGTACCGTGTCGTTAAAGTGGAATATGTTGTCAACCCAGTCTTGATAAGAAGATTCCAAAATGCCCGACAGAAACTGAAGAACGTGCGCGGAGACAAAATGTCCTATCCGGTTTTAGCGTTCCACGgcacaaaagaagaaaacattcATTCCATTTGCAATACTGGATTCAGAGTCCCCGGAGAAGCAAATTTTGTACATGCAACAGACACGG GAAATTACGGCCGTGGCGTGTATTTCAGTGAATATCCGTCCTACTCAATGGCCTTCATTCGAGGCGCGTCAAGACTTCTTCTCTGCCAGGTACTCCCAGGGAAAGTGCATCGGTGTTCCAAGCTGATTCACGGGGAGCCCCTGGAAATAGGACATGATTGCCACACCTCCCCTGATGGGAAAGAGCTGGTCATCTTCAATTCTCATCATATTTTACCATCCTATGTTGTTCATTATGGAGAAGCCACCGGAGATTTCACATATGAAACGACAAAAGCGTAG
- the LOC136921541 gene encoding methyltransferase N6AMT1-like isoform X2: MAFPTPSFAHLKQEDYENVYEPAEDTFLMMDALEKDADFLKERRPLLCVEVGSGSGALITFLATILGPFSHYIATDINPVAAKCSSQTARHNGFTICCVVTDLVECLIPQILGKVDVLIFNPPYVVTPSEEVGSHNIEASWAGGKDGREVMDRLFALVDPLLSKSGCFYLVTVAENKPDDIIKLLKACGLLGEIVLMRKAGRERLSILRFVKENRSNQR; this comes from the exons ATGGCTTTTCCTACTCCTTCATTTGCTCATTTGAAGCAAGAAGATTATGAAAATGTGTATGAACCAGCAGAGGATACTTTCCTTATGATGGATGCCTTAGAAAAGGACGCAGATTTCTTGAAAGAACGGAG ACCATTGCTGTGCGTTGAGGTTGGCAGTGGTTCTGGTGCTCTTATTACGTTTTTAGCAACAATTCTGGGACCATTCTCACATTACAT AGCTACTGACATTAATCCTGTTGCTGCGAAGTGTTCATCACAGACTGCTCGTCATAATGGCTTTACCATCTGCTGTGTTGTAACAGATTTG GTAGAATGTCTAATTCCACAAATTCTTGGAAAAGTGGATGTTTTGATTTTCAACCCACCATATGTTGTGACTCCATCGGAGGAG GTTGGTAGTCACAATATAGAGGCTTCCTGGGCAGGTGGAAAAGATGGACGAGAG GTTATGGATCGTCTCTTTGCTTTGGTTGACCCGCTGCTGTCCAAGTCTGGCTGCTTTTATCTTGTCACTGTTGCGGAAAACAAACCAG ATGACATAATAAAGTTGTTAAAGGCTTGTGGATTATTGGGTGAAATTGTATTGATGAGAAAGGCTGGAAGAGAGCGCTTGTCTATTCTGAGATTTGTTAAAGAGAATAGGAGCAATCAG AGATAA
- the LOC136921541 gene encoding uncharacterized protein isoform X1, producing the protein MEDSSHAQACIAAAVLVVILSLTALIFNSLQLIVLWKDPTKSFRSSTTVYIASLCIIQMCYGLIAGTAATESYLACAKGEEHSPHLDSELSRLCFSFFVRIEGFLIVAFVTERFRSIVFPIFYQRGRYKAKNALFCVLCILIYSLCFSIFDKIAGKFWVRSLDAHLNVIPFGAIVVLSALLDHRLRKRSVRQAENGCDISLRETPEESCRQSLAKQVPFAKAVVLIAVLFVASVIPYMICVLYEAHCSDCNAQELFLIVMRVSIALTFISVAASPFVYCVCIPDLREGFKILFYGKLQGENFILNRLRRNRWSASGSVPVIYL; encoded by the coding sequence ATGGAGGACAGTTCCCATGCGCAGGCGTGCATTGCTGCTGCAGTTCTTGTGGTTATTCTCAGTCTAACAGCGCTGATTTTCAACAGTCTCCAGTTAATCGTGTTGTGGAAAGATCCGACAAAATCGTTCAGGTCCTCAACGACAGTTTACATCGCAAGTTTGTGCATAATTCAGATGTGCTATGGACTTATCGCTGGTACAGCGGCGACGGAAAGCTACCTAGCATGCGCGAAAGGTGAAGAACATTCTCCGCACTTGGATTCTGAGTTGTCTCgactttgcttttctttttttgttcgcATCGAAGGTTTCCTCATCGTCGCTTTTGTTACTGAGAGGTTTAGAAGCATAGTTTTTCCAATTTTCTACCAAAGAGGGCGTTACAAGGCCAAAAATGCTCTTTTTTGTGTCCTGTGCATACTGATCTATTCTCTTTGTTTTTCGATATTTGACAAGATCGCTGGGAAATTTTGGGTGCGTAGTCTAGACGCGCATTTGAATGTGATACCTTTCGGAGCAATAGTCGTTCTGTCTGCCCTGTTGGACCACCGTCTTCGAAAACGCAGTGTTCGCCAAGCAGAAAACGGCTGCGATATTTCGCTTCGCGAGACTCCAGAGGAAAGTTGCAGGCAAAGCCTAGCGAAGCAGGTGCCATTTGCCAAGGCGGTTGTTTTAATTGCTGTCTTATTTGTTGCGTCTGTGATTCCTTATATGATCTGCGTTCTCTACGAAGCTCATTGCTCCGACTGCAACGCACAAGAATTGTTTCTCATAGTGATGCGCGTTTCTATTGCATTGACTTTCATCTCTGTAGCAGCAAGCCCTTTCGTTTACTGCGTCTGTATCCCCGATTTGAGAGAAGGATTCAAAATTCTGTTTTATGGAAAACTACAGGGAGAGAACTTTATTCTTAATCGCTTAAGACGAAATCGATGGAGCGCCTCAGGAAGTGTTCCTGTGATATACCTCTAA